The window GATGCTTTTTTTTATTATTCAACAAGGTTTTTTAAACTCTACTATTTTTAATTTGCTTTAACTACTTAATCCATTTTATCAATCTTCCAGCCATTTTTATCTGCAGATAAATCAAAAGATTTAAGCAATTTTGTTTTTGGATTTTTATACTGAATTAATACCGTAATCGATAAGCTATCTAATGACTTTGGAGTGTCATTAAAAATAAGATATGGTTTAGATTCAATTACATGTTTTTCAAGTTTTATGTTTTTGTGTAAGAGGCTATCGTCTAACTGAAAAAGCTCTCCTTCATTACCTGGGTCAATCCATAAAATGGTAACATTATGATTCTTTTCAAACATATGAATAAATTCTTGATGGTCTAATAATGCACCATGTTTTTCATAGAATGTATGTAATCCTTTTTCTTTTAACTCCTGATTATAACTAATCTTAGCGGTACCACAACCAAAGATTTTAGTTCTGTTTTGAACAAGTATCGTGTCCGTTAAACCATTTATTCTAATCGTATTGAAAAATGTTTTATAAGGGGAATGCACAATACTTTGCAGTACTGTGTTAGTCTTATTTAAATTATTTAAAACGGTATTCGATTTGTTTTTTGAGCAACCGGTTGATAGTATAAAAATAGATAGGAATAATAGGTTTTTCATCGTTTGTTAATTTAAAAAAGAGTAATAAACCATTCGCAAAATGTATCACAACAACCGCCCATTTGACAATGAATATAGGAAATAGGTATTAAGAAGAGCAAAAGAAAAGGCACATTTGTCCAAGCAATTTTATATTGTTTTCGGCGAAGTCTATAAATTAAGTCAATGATAAAACCAATAAGTAAAATCGCTAGTATAAAAAATAAAAGTATTGCTAACCCTAAGCCAACGTCACCTCTATGTAGTTTTTTATTGTTTTCTGCAATAGAATACATACTAAAAAAGTATAAGCATACAAGAGGAATGGCTACAATTAAAACTCTTTTAATAAAATGTATAAATAGGTTCATTGTGTCGTTTCGTAATCCAGTTATGGTCGTTTATTATAATATTATGGGTGATCGTTATTTCTTTTTTTGAGGGATGTCCCATTCAACATCGTACTTTTTGAGGTAGTCCTCAATAGGGTTTAAATTAATGTCTTGTCTTCTTTGATTAACATACTCTGGTTCAGAAATATCATAAACTCTCATTTTAAACTCATCAGAATACGGGTCAGGACCTAGTATAGTGCCATAGACTTGTAATTTTCCATTATAAACTAATAAACCGTCTATTAATTTGGCATAATCAAAAGGATCAGATTCTCCTTTTAAAACAGACGTTTTTATGATTGATTTGTATTTTGTTTTTATGGAATCATGAGCAAAATTAATAAGCAAACCAAAGTTTTTGTTAGCAGTCTTACCGACTTTAGGTATAGAAAGCCATCCATGTTTCTGGATGACTTGATTTACAAATAAACCACATTCGTTAGATAAATTAGTACGATATGTAATGGCAGCCGTTTTGCCTTCGCGAATTGAGGTAAAGTGTTTAGGTTCTGCTTTATCTCGGCTGTTTATTTTGTTAATTATTTTTTTTAACTGCAGCTTGAGAGAGTCAATTGTTTTATGCTCTGGTGTTATATTTATATCATTTTGAGCTGTTCCTACTATTGAAAAAAAGAAGAATAGTATTACTGAAATTTTATTTATCATAAGTCTTTTTAGGATGGTCAACTTTAGGGTTTTTAAGCTGTTGTTAAGCAAAATTAGTTTTTTAATTTAATCAAGCGAAATGGGTTAAATTAGTCATATTTTTCAATTTCTGAAATGATATTGTTTTTAAATACTATTCCGATCGAATTTATTTTTTGTTTATCTAAAGGGTCTAAGGTCAATTCAAATTCAGGGCTTTTGTCATTTGCAGCATATATAGCAGATAAATAAAATGTCTTTTTCCAGTTGGCGTATTCTTCACTTTTATCAATCCCTTTTTCGGTGATTTTTTTGTCAATTTCAGGTAAATATTTGCTAAACCAGTGCTCTTTTAATTGACTAATAAAATTTAAATGATTAGTAAAAGGACTGGCGTTATTTCCTTCTAATATAACCGTTGTTTCTGGAGCTTTGTTGTCTAAATTTAATTTCCCGTACCAGGTGTAATGTTTAGTTTGATTATTTCCTTTTATTCTTTCACTCTGAAAAACCCCTAATGTTGGATGTTTTATTGTCTTTTTTTTACCAAAAATTAAGTCAATTAGCGCCATTTTTTATTGCTTTGTTTGTTTTTGTAAGTTGGATTATTAATAGGTCTTATTTAAGGGGGTTTACAGATCCCAATGTGTACCAAAATAGAGTATTGATTTTGCTAAGGTTTCATTTTTTTCAATCCATAAATCATCGATAAACAAAAAATAATTATAAAATTCTCCGATGGAATTGACTGAGATTTCTGCTGAGTGATTGTTTAGTATGACCTTGCTTTTTTCAGGATTATTTTCTAATTCCATTTGCTTAATGTCGGAAAGCGTATGTGTTTTGAAGTCTATGTCTTGAAGTTCTGTTATAGGGTGGCTGGCAAACGTTTCTAAAACTGTTTTTAAGTCATTGCTATCTAATTGTTGTGCAATAAATTTTAAATAATTTAATTCGTCAATAGCATATAATACGTCTTCAATTTTATTAATAGGATTGGTTTTTAAATAATCTAAGAGGTTATTTAATCTAATTCCTTCAATCTTTGTAACCGTCATATCTTCAAGATTTGAGCCATCATAAATCGGGGAGGACAGGAAGTAAGTGCAGCCCTCATGCTGTCCTTTTATATCTAATACAGGAACCTCTTGATTTAGTTTAATACCTTGTGTTCCAAAAGAAGTTGGTAAAATTGGGTTAAACCAGAGGTTTACTTTTTCTTTGTTTTTTAAGCTGTAGTCCTCTGTAAAAACGAACCATCCTAATTCGATTTCGTCATCATCTGTGGCGACTTTAATGCAGTTTTTATCTCCTGTAATTTCATTACAGTAAACGCCTTCTTCTAATATTTTAAGTAAAGCCTTAAAATCTTCCGGCTTTTTAGGGCTTAGATTGTTCTTACTAATATTAGTGTCTTTTTTATTAAATAATTGACTTAAAAAGGAAGGTTTTTTCTGTTCGACTGCTTCAATTTTTATATCAATAGGGAACCCGTACACTTCTGTACCTAAAACTTTAGAATAGTCGTCAGAATTTAAAGCCTCCCAATTTTGAATAAACCAATCGTATATTGATAGTGCTTCAAATTCTTTTAGAAAGCGCAAGTTTGGTTGGTAAGCTGTTCTATAAGCAAAAGATATTTTCATTAGTTTGGTTTTTTTAGGTGCGCTTTTTAAGCAGGTTTGCTTCCTAATATAGTAATTAAGTTAGTAAATGAATTGTAGATAGAGTATATCCGTATGGTATGCTTAATTAGATTAGAGTTAGTAGTTAATGATAGGTGGTGTTGCAATAATATTTTAGTCTAGTTTTTAGTGCATTTTTTAGTTTGAAGATCTTCTAAACTTGGGTTGTAGTTATTATATTTAATTTCAAAATCAATTTTTGAATCATCTGCATTATTAGCAGTAATATTGTATAATTTTGTAATGGCACAGTAGTTATTTAGTTTTAAATTATTTCTAATACTTAAACTGCCAACACTTTTTAAAAGTTCTAAACCATCAAGAGTGGTTAATGCTTTATTATCGGCAATATGTAATTCGCCTCCTATTTTAGTTATGTTTTGTAATGCATCTAATGATGCTAAACTATTATTTGACCAAATGTCTAAATAAGCCCCTAGTGTTTTTAAGTTTTGTAGTCCGTCTAAGTTTTTTAAAGCATCATTACCTCGTATTAAAGCGCCGTTATTGATGCTTTTTAAATGTTCTAACCCTTGTAAAGTACTAAGGCTGTTATTGTCATTAATGACTAATGTTTTTATGGTTGTTATTTTTTCTAAACCTTGTAATGTTTTTAATTTTTGATTCCCAGAAATTTTAAGGACGTCTCCAACCGACTTAATTTGTAATGCGGCTATGCTTAACAATTCGGCATTATCATCAATAGTTAAATTTGTTGTTATGGTTGTTAGTTGTTCTAATCCTTCGAAATTGTTTAATTTGCTATTTAAAAACACCTCAAATTCACCAACGGTTTGTAAATTGGTTAAGCCTTTAAAAGAAAGAAGCGCACTATTATGAGCTATTCTAAAGTACTCTTCTACCGTTTTTAAATTATTTAAGCCTTCTAGATTTTCTAAACAGATATTTGCTGAAACTTCTATATTAGCAACTTTAACAAGCGCTTCTAACCCTTTTAAGGATTTCAGTTTTAAATTACTAATAATATATAAGTCTTCCGATATAGTTTTAACTTTAGAGAGTGCTGTTATTGTTGTGATATCACTACCATTGGTTTTATCTCCAATAAAAAGAGTGCCTTTTATATCAGAAATGTGTTCTAAAATTCCGCCTGCACTAAAGGCTTTATTTAGGTCAGTTTGATTTTTAAAATGAATATCCCCAGTATACGTTTGTGCATTTATAGTGCTTACAAAAAGCATGTTTAAAAAGAGGAATAGCGTCAAGAAAGTTGTTTTTCTTTTAATGAAGCCGGCTCTATTATAAACTATTTTGGTTTCTATTGTTTTCATTTTGTGTTATTTTGTAGTATGAATGTAGTGATTTTAAATCTATCATACAGATTGCGTCGATTGTTTAAATGTCTCAAGGTGTAACCAATTATACTATTGATTTGGTTCAAATTCTTTTAGAAATGGTAAATTAGATTGATGAGTTTGTTCTATAGATAAAATATATCTTAATGGGTTTGATTTTTAATGCGGAGTGTTTGTTATAGTTTATAACGTTTAAATTTTTGTTCAAACCTATTTTCCATAAAATCATTCTGTAAAAAGACATCAGTAAATTCCCAAATCAAATCTAAAACATCGTCGTCCTCTTTTATTATGCCCTGTCCTTCATTTTCTTGAATTTCTCCCTGAGAATAAATGTATTTTCTGTCTAATTTTCCATTTGTGTATTTTTCGAAATAGTAAGTGTCTGATACATCAGAAATCATGAATTGTATAATGTCTTTCTCAAAAGTTGAAATATCATAAATTTGGCCGAGTTCGGTAATTATTAATGTCCCTGTTTTTGTTTGTAAAATGTCTACCGTGTTATCGTCTCGTAGACTGCTTGTCGCTTCTTCAAAACTAACCGTTTTGTAAAACGCTATTTTACTTTCTAAAAGAGAATTGATTTGAGCGTCATCCGTTTGACCTTTTATTAATAATCCCGCAATGTTAAATCCCATATTTTTTGTTTTTTTGAATTCAAATATTCTATAATTGTTCTTGTTTATAATGTACGATGAGTTTGTTGCCTTAATTTTTTACTTGAGCTTCTAGTAATATTAGTCATTGTTTTATTTCTTTTAAACGCTGGTTTTAACAGCAAACCGTTATGACGTGTACATTTTCTTTTTTAGGGAAGTGTTATCCTGGGTCTATACTACTATATTTTAACTTTGTAATTAAGTTTTTTGCTCCAATAGTGAGTTTGATATAGTCAGAATCGCCAGCTCCCAAAATATAAAACACGTCTTTTTCTTTTTTTGGCGAGTCGGAGTAGTCACTAGATTGTAACTCAAAATTATCCCAGTTTTCAATTTGTTTGTTTAAATCAAAAGTAAAATCATAATAGTATGGTGCTCTTTTGTCACAGGCCCACGCATATTCACTATCATTTTTTACATTTATAATTATCGTTTTGTCAATTTCAGGTTTTGATAAATTGATTTTCTCACCTTCGGTACTTCCCGAACATCTATCGTCAGCAT is drawn from Psychroserpens sp. NJDZ02 and contains these coding sequences:
- a CDS encoding DUF6624 domain-containing protein, giving the protein MINKISVILFFFFSIVGTAQNDINITPEHKTIDSLKLQLKKIINKINSRDKAEPKHFTSIREGKTAAITYRTNLSNECGLFVNQVIQKHGWLSIPKVGKTANKNFGLLINFAHDSIKTKYKSIIKTSVLKGESDPFDYAKLIDGLLVYNGKLQVYGTILGPDPYSDEFKMRVYDISEPEYVNQRRQDINLNPIEDYLKKYDVEWDIPQKKK